The DNA window ACGATCGGCGTGAACGGCGAGCGGCGTGAGCCGTGAACACGCTCGCGCTCGGGGGAGTCGCTCCGCCGGCACTATCCGAGCAGTAGCGAGGGTATCCGGCGGAGCGGCCGCGAGCGCGCCGAGGGCTTTCGAGGCGTCTCGGTAACTAAAAACTGCTTCTGGGGCTGCTACGAACCCAGATTAGTTGTAAAATGCTTCCGCAACGAGCAGCGGGAAGACGAGCGTCGCCTCGGCTTCGACCTGCGTGTAGTTCAGTTCGGTGTCGTCCTTGATCTTACCCCAGGAGACGGCCTCGTTCGGCGGTGCGCCCGAGAGCGAGCCGTCGCCTTCCATCCCCGTTGAGATGTAGACGGCGTACTCCGCGCCGCCGCGGAAGAGGTTCGTCATGATGGCGTGGTGTTTCGGGACGCCGCCACCGACGGCGATCAGGCCGGTCGTGTCCGCGAACATGCCGTCCTCGATGATGCTTTCGTAGTCGTCGAGAATCTCGATGCCGATGTCCGAATCCGTATCCTGGCGCTGCCGGTAGTAGTAGAGGAAGTTCCCGACCTCTGCGTCGGTCAGCGCGGGACAGTAGACTGGGACATCATTGTCCGCGGCCTGCTTGAGCACCGAATCCTCGTCCTCGAGCGTCTCGCCGAGTTCGCGCGCGAACTCGGTCGGTGTCCGGATGCTCTCTTCGGCGAAGAAGTCGTCGAAGAAGTCGTAGAGGTACTCCTCGAGCCAGACGTAGCGGTCGGAGGGGACGAAGATGTTGCCCAGTCGGTTGATGCCGCGCTCGCGGAGTTCCGCTTCGTCGGCCTTCCACTCCCCCATTTTGAACGGTTTTGCGGTCTTGATGACGTCCTCGGTCAGCGATCCGGAGGTGGTGATGACGACGTCGACGAAGCCGTCTCGGATCAGCGCGGCGACGACCTCTCGTAGTCCGGAGGAGACGATGTTCGAGGTGAACGTGAGATATACTTTGGCGTCTTCTGCCTGCATCCCTTCGGTGATCTCGATCGCTTCGGCGAGTTGCGTGGCCTGGAAGCCGGTCGTTTCGTAGGCCTCGAGCAGCGACGACAGGTCGGCCCCGTCGCGGAAGTCGTAGCCGCGAACGTCTGCCGTCTCGAGTTCCTCGTCGGACCCCGGGACGACGTGTTCGCGGGAGTCGTCGTCGGTCATACACGGGAGAACGGAGAGAAGCAGTTTAAGTTGCCGGATTTGGCGCTATGCGATCAGTCGGCCGTCGTCGCCGACGATTCGGTCTCGGCGTGTGCAGAGCGCCAGTAGCCCTGGAGGTATGTACCGACGAACATGCCGGCGATGCCGTAGAGGATAACGACGTTGCCGACGCCGAGGCTGGCGTAGGCCGCACCGGGACAGATCCCCGACAGGCCCCAGCCGACGCCGAAGATGCCGCCGCCGACGACGACGTTCCTGTCGAGCGTTTTCAGTCGTCGGCCGTAGGTCGTGCCTGTCAGGGGAGCCGTGGTCCGGAACTGTTTGACTCCGAAGAAGGTGATCCCGGTGACGACGGCGGCCCCGAACATGACGAACAGCAGGCCGAGGTCGTCGAACTGGAGGAAGTTCAGGACGACTTCGGGCTGGGCCATGTGGCTGAACCCGAGGCCGAAGCCGAAGATCAGCCCGCCGGCGAACACCAGCGGCAGGAACAGCGGGTGTTGTTCGTGCTCCCCAGCCATTATGGACTCACCCCCAGTGCCGCGACGAGCTGTGCGACCCCGATCGCCACCAGCAGGAAGGTCGCGACGCCGACGAACGACGCACTCGAGGCCGAGCCGACGCCACAGACGCCGTGGCCCGAGGTACATCCCTTCCCGAGTCGGGTTCCGATCCCGATCAGGATGCCGCCGAGGAACAGTCGCCAGGGCTGGACTTCGGTCAGCCAGATCGTCAGCGCGCCGACCTCGCGGAACTGGCCGGTCGTGGCTGGCTGGTGGAGGCCGCTCGAGACCAGTCCCGACTGGAACGTGACGGCGTAGATCGCTGCGCCAGCGACGATGCCGAGCGTGAAGACGACCCGCCAGTCACGCGAGGGGCGATACCGCTGGAATCGCGAGAGATTCGAGACGTAGGAGAGCGTCGACTCGAGGAACGTACTCGCGCCGGCGGGGATGGCGGTCCCGAGGTAAATCACGACGACCCCGAGTCCGACCAGCAACCCGCCGATCGCGTAGTGGCTGATCCCGTTCGGAAACAGCTCCCCGACCAACGCAACGGTAAGCGCTACACTCATCACCTGCTGGAAGGAGTTGCGGTGGTATCAATGCTGTCGCCGCGGGGAAACTTGTGTGTATCTCGGACGCCCGGAGGAGACGCTAATCGGCTGCGGTCTGTGCGTCCAGTACCTCGAGTTTCTCCGCGGCGTAGCCGAAGACGTCCCGGTAGCCGTTGGACGACATGAGAACGGGATAGAACGACTCCTCGGCGACCTGTTCGTCGCCGTCCGCGGCCGCGAACGTCTCGCCGGCCTCGACCTCGGTAAAGTTCTCGACGAAGACCTCGTACGTCTCGGCGGACTCTTTCGGGATCACGTCGGTAAGCCGATAGACGGGGAGCTCCCGCTGGACTGTGTCACCGGGTAACGCACCGGTAGCGGTCAGGAACGTCCGCATGAGCCGGTCGGCGTTCTGGGCGGCCGTCTCGGAGCCCTGCTGCCCACACTCGACCTCGATCGTCTCGGCCTCGGTAATCAGCCGGCCCTCCGCGAACTCGCCCGTTTCGACCATCGCCATCACGGGCAGTCGTTGACACAGCTCCGTCGCAGTCTCGCTGACGGAATCGACGATCGTGAACGGTTCCGCGTAGCTCTGAGTCGAATGCATCGAGAAGGTGAGACAGCCCTCGAGTTCGTCGCCGAGCCGATGGGCCAGCCTCCCTTCGTGGGTCTTTGCATCCGGATCGCCCGGGAACGCTCGATTGAGGTCCTCGTCGACGAACCGGACCCGTCGCTCGAGAGCCTTCTCGTTGGCGACGACGAGTTTGACTGGCCGTTCGACGGTCGGCCGTTCGTCGAGAATCCGTTCGACGGCGCGAACGCCACAGGGTTCGTCGCCGTGGACGCCGGCGAGGACTGCGACCTCCGGCGTTCCCGACCCGAGCTGTGCGACTTTCATAGAGACTAGTTGATCTGGGCACCCAAAGGCGATACGGTTCGGCTTCGGTCGTACGGACTACTGCACGTCAGCGACGGCACAACTGCGACCGTCTGCGGTTGTGCCGAAATCGATCCGGTAGACCGTCTTACTCCTCGAGGGTCTCAGCGTACTCCCGATCGACTGTGCGTGCGGTAGGTCGCTCGCCGTCGAGACGGATTTGCCAGCCGTCGATCCGGTCGGGCTCCTCGAGGGCGTTCGTCAGTTTCGTTCGAACCTCGAGGACGTCGACGCCGTAGTAGTCGTGGGGGACGCCCTGGAGGTACTGCAGTGCCGTCCGGAACAGCGACCGCATCCCGTCGTCGTTCTCGAAGCCGTGGCGTTTGTACGCACCGGCGGCGACCTGGACCATCCCGTGGAGGAAGGCGCTCTCGGCCTGCCCGCGGCCGTAGTTGTACCACTCGTCCTCGAAACAGTCGTGGCTCTCGTGGTACTCGCCGGCGTTGAACAGCCGAACGCCGTGGACCGTCGCCCGCCGGAGGGTCGCGTGCTCCCAGCGCCCGTCGGACTCGAGCCAGCCCGTTGGCGGGTCGGCGCGGTCCGGCGGTGGATCGACGGTCGGATCGCGCGTGTGCTCGTCCACGGTCGTCGTTGGGGCTGCGTGCAAGTATTCCGTTCGCTTCACCGACCGTATATAGAGCCTACACAGTATCAGGGGAGGCCTTATTCGGCTGTAGCCCCTCCATTCAGGCTATGAACTACCCCCACGGCCGGTGTCGAAACTGCGGGCACCGTCTCTACGAACGACTCGAGGGGAACTATCGCTGTCCGAACTGCGAGACGGACTACTCGCGGGACGTGCTCGACGAACCGTCGCAGTAGTGTGCCGTCGAACCCTATCGATACTGACACGCTCGAGGATCGCCACAGCAGCGTCGAGGACGATCGGTAGGAGAAAAGCGACAAAACTGATTTTAGTTATAGTAACAACTGCAGCTAGTTACACACTGATCGCACAGTTGTCGTGCGATCAGGTGTGCATTGACTTGCAGTGGATACTATAGAACTACCTCTTTATTCTCCGCCACTGAAAGCAGTAGTATGCGCCGGCGTACCCTCGTCGCAGCTATCGTACCGGCAGCTACTGCAGGCGTTGCCGGCTGTATGACCAGCATCGATGACGTGTTTTCCTCCGAACCGGAAACCCCTCCAGGGATGACGGTGACAACGTACTACGAGGTCGCTGACGTCCTCGAGGAGGGAGTACGATACCATCAGATCGAAGGCGACAGGGTGACGGGCAGCGATGACCACTACTGGGACGTAATTCCCGACGAGGAGGCTGCAGAAACGCGATTTGTTAGTGACGAGACGGTAGATGAGTTCGTTCACGAGACGGACTTCGAAAACGAGTACCTCCTGGTCGTCCAGTACGGGATGCAATCCGATCGTGATCTCGTCCCCGAGAGGTTCGAACGGACCGAAGATGGCATTCACGCGGCGTTCTCGATCGAGACTCCGTCGGTAGGTGGAGACGATTACGCGCCTCACTCGGTTATCGCTCGAATTGACGACGACCGAAACGGAAACAGAGTCCCTGAACCTGACGAAGTTACGGTCACCATTGGCGGAGACGACTACGACTATCCGGATCGCACAACGCCGTCGATGCTCGCACGGGAGTAACTGTCTTCGGTTACGGAACTGCAATCCACGTAAAACGTTATAATAGCATGTCGCAATTGCACACTGTCTGTGTCGGGAGACGAAGCGAGAACCCGCGTGGGTGTCGGCGATTCGGCTGACGATTCTCGAGGGACGTGTCCACGTCGAGGCCGTGATCGAAGAGGCGAACCTCGTCGACGGCCGGGAGCGGACCGTCCGCGACGTTCTCGAGACGATGAACGAACGGGACCTCCTCACCGCCGTCGACGGCGAGGCGTAAGCCGTTCGTCCGAGCGAGGGGTTTCCTGCACTGGAACCGCCGTCACTCGAGAAGGTCGCGGACGTCTTCCATGATGCGATCTTTTACCGCCTCCTCGGTTCCGACGGGGAGATCGAGATGATCGAAGTCGTTCATGATCCGGAGCATCGCTGCCGCCTCGTACAGCGGCTCGGGGGTCGCGACCTCGGCGACGCGATCCGGAGCCGTTGTCCGGTACCCCTCGAGCATCGCCTCCCGAACCAGCATGCGGCGATCCCGAGCGTCCGGGAGTCCCGCGAGGAAGGCCCCGCTGTAGAGGTAGACGGCGAACTCGAAGTCGAAGGCCGCGGGCACGGAGAGCGTGTACCCCCAGTCGAGGACGGCGGTGATCTCGCCCGTCTCGGGGTCGACGAGCAGGTTGTGTAGCCCGTGATCGTTGCGCCCCAGGACGGGCTCGAACGGCCCCGTCAGGTCGTCGATACCCGACTCGAGCCACCGACGGAGTTCGGGCGTCAGGTGTGAGAACCGGGAGTCAGCGTGTCGCTCGAGTTCTTCGGTCACGTATTCCCGCAGATACGCCGGCCAGTCGTCGGACGGGTCGCCGACCGTCAGGGCCGTCGGGTCGCTGCTGGGTTGCTCGCCGGCGAGTTCGGGACCGTCGTGACGGACGTGGCCGAACGCTTCGGTCGCCGGAACCGAGTGGAGGTCGGCCAGATACGCTCCCATCTCCCGGGCGAGCCGTCGCAGAGCGTCGTCCTCGAGTCGGGCAACGTGCTCGTAGGCGACGTCCTCGCCGGGGAGTCCACGCATGAGGTAGTGCGGGGACGGCAGCGTCTCGTGAGCGTCGGTGACGGCGAGTACCTCGGGAACTGGAATCGACGTCCGGCTCTCGAGGACCGCCTGGAGCCGCGCTTCGGTCGGAATGCTCCAGGGTCGTCCGTCGGGCGAGGCCTTCAGGTACAGTTCCTGCGTCGAGTCGCTGTCGGCGACTACGAGTCGATAGACCGAACAGAAGCCGCGCTCGGCGGGGACCGCCTCGCGGAGTTCCCAGGTCGGATCGATGGTCTGCACCGCCGCCTCGAGCGCCGATTTAGGAAGCTCCCGTGCCTCGGGAATCTCGTCCATGGATGTGATGTCATAGTGTCATTTATGGGCTTTTCGGGACCGGTCGGAATCGATCACTACCGTTTCTCGTGGGAGAGATCATTCGGCCGGTCTACGTCCCGACACACGCCCGGATCGTCGACCGCGACGAGCGCGCTCGAGTCGCCCTCGAGGAGAATTCGCCGTCCACCGACGTCTCCCTCGACGGCCGTCAGCAGGTCGAAGAACCGACGATCGAACAGGACCGGGTTGCCGCGCTCGCTCTCGTAGGCTGGTGCGAGTGCGTCGCCTGCACCGGAGGCGTACGCCGAAACCAGCGCGTCGACCGTCGACGGATCGACGAACGGCATGTCTCCGAGTGCGATCACCGCGGCGTCGACCGTCGTCCGCTCGCGAAGCGTCTCGACTCCGGATCGAACGGAGGTCGACTGTCCCGCCTCGTACGTCGGGTTGGAGACCGTCGTCACTGGAAGTTCCGACACTGCTTCCTGGACCCGATCGGCTTCGTAGCCGACGACGACCACGACGGGATCGACGTCCGTCTCGAGCAGGGTTCGAGCCGCGTGAGCGACGAGCGGCGCTCCCTCGAGTGATGCCAGTAGCTTGTTGCGATCGCCGAAGCGGTCGCTCGTCCCGCCCGCGAGCACCACGCCGCCGACTCGAGGGTCGTCGGTCGCCTCGAACGGTGGCTCGACGACCGGGAGGTCGGCATCGGCTGGCGGTTCTGACGCAGTCCCGTCGCTCATCGGTCGATTGCGTAAGGAGGGACGACACCGACTGGTTCACCGGTTGTGAGGGTCGATTTGTTCGGTTTCTCGGAGAGCACTCACCTAGTTCCTCGAGCGCACGAACCACGTAGTTTTTGTTGCCGTCGCTACACCACTCGGTCGACGCGAACGGCGTCGACGAGTTGCTGGTCGTGGCCATCGACGATCGGTAACGCAGCCGTCGAGCGAGGAGTCACACCAGCGCCGATCTCGTCACGGGTACCGAGGTCGGAGCCCGTTGTGGACCGGAGCGAACGGAACGCGTGCGAGATAGAGTTACACGACCACGGATAGACGACCCGTATACGGAGGCGATTCCCCGTCACCGATCGATCTCCACCATGACAGCGAGTAACTGGAGCGTTCCGGAAACCGAAGTGGTACAGCGCGTTCGCGAGCGAGTCGAGACGACCGAGACCGACGTCCTCGCGACGATCGTCGACGTCGAGGGCAACGCCTACCGTCGTCCGGGGGCGAAGATGCTGCTCGACGAGGAGGGAGGGGGCGTCGGGAGCATCACTGCCGGCTGTCTCGAGGACGAACTCCTGCGACAGGCCGAGTCAGTTCGGGAGTCGGGTCGGCCCGAACTGGTCACGTACGACCTGATGGAAGACGATGACGACGTCTGGGGGCTCGGCGTCGGCTGCAACGGGATCATCGACGTGTTGCTCGAGCCCCTGACCGAGCGATACCAGCCCGCAGTCGACGCCTTCGACGCTGGCGAGGACGTGGCGATCGTTACCGTCCTCGAGAGCGACGCCGAATCGCTGTCGACCGGCGATCGGCTCTACTACTATCCCGACGGCGACCGATTCGGGACGCCAGGCTCGGAACCGGTGGCGGTGTGGCCACGCGAGAAGCTCCGGGAACCCGCCGAGGAACTCGCGGATCGCGGTCGTGGTGACGTCCTCGAGACGACCGTCGAGGGCGAGCGAGTCGACCTGTTCGTCGACGGGCTGTCGGCGCCGCCGGAACTGGTGGTGTTCGGGACCGGCCACGACGTCGGTCCGGTCGTCGAACTCGCGAAGTTGAACGACTTCCGCGTCACCGTCGTGAGCTTTCGCGGTGGCGTCGACCCGGAAGCGCGATTCCCGTCTATCGACCGCGGGATGACGACCTCTCCTGGCACGCTACGGGAGGATCTGGATCTCGACGGAAACACGTACGCAGTCGTCATGACCCACAACTTCGTCGACGACCGGCTGGCAGTCGATACACTGCTCGAGTCGCCCGTTCCCTACGTCGGGTTGATGGGGCCACGCGAACGGTTCGAGGAGATGCTCGCGAAGTTCGAGACGGAGGGGCGACAGATCGATGCCGACGAGCGAGCGAAATTGTACACGCCAGTCGGACTGGATCTCGGGAGCGGATCACCGTACGGGATCGCTCACAGCATCGTCGCCGAACTGCTCGCGGTCGTCAA is part of the Natronobacterium texcoconense genome and encodes:
- a CDS encoding XdhC family protein, with amino-acid sequence MTASNWSVPETEVVQRVRERVETTETDVLATIVDVEGNAYRRPGAKMLLDEEGGGVGSITAGCLEDELLRQAESVRESGRPELVTYDLMEDDDDVWGLGVGCNGIIDVLLEPLTERYQPAVDAFDAGEDVAIVTVLESDAESLSTGDRLYYYPDGDRFGTPGSEPVAVWPREKLREPAEELADRGRGDVLETTVEGERVDLFVDGLSAPPELVVFGTGHDVGPVVELAKLNDFRVTVVSFRGGVDPEARFPSIDRGMTTSPGTLREDLDLDGNTYAVVMTHNFVDDRLAVDTLLESPVPYVGLMGPRERFEEMLAKFETEGRQIDADERAKLYTPVGLDLGSGSPYGIAHSIVAELLAVVNDCEPRHLTEREGPVHGRVDVASDPDAPTS
- a CDS encoding DUF6691 family protein encodes the protein MAGEHEQHPLFLPLVFAGGLIFGFGLGFSHMAQPEVVLNFLQFDDLGLLFVMFGAAVVTGITFFGVKQFRTTAPLTGTTYGRRLKTLDRNVVVGGGIFGVGWGLSGICPGAAYASLGVGNVVILYGIAGMFVGTYLQGYWRSAHAETESSATTAD
- a CDS encoding nucleotidyltransferase family protein: MSDGTASEPPADADLPVVEPPFEATDDPRVGGVVLAGGTSDRFGDRNKLLASLEGAPLVAHAARTLLETDVDPVVVVVGYEADRVQEAVSELPVTTVSNPTYEAGQSTSVRSGVETLRERTTVDAAVIALGDMPFVDPSTVDALVSAYASGAGDALAPAYESERGNPVLFDRRFFDLLTAVEGDVGGRRILLEGDSSALVAVDDPGVCRDVDRPNDLSHEKR
- a CDS encoding deoxyhypusine synthase → MTDDDSREHVVPGSDEELETADVRGYDFRDGADLSSLLEAYETTGFQATQLAEAIEITEGMQAEDAKVYLTFTSNIVSSGLREVVAALIRDGFVDVVITTSGSLTEDVIKTAKPFKMGEWKADEAELRERGINRLGNIFVPSDRYVWLEEYLYDFFDDFFAEESIRTPTEFARELGETLEDEDSVLKQAADNDVPVYCPALTDAEVGNFLYYYRQRQDTDSDIGIEILDDYESIIEDGMFADTTGLIAVGGGVPKHHAIMTNLFRGGAEYAVYISTGMEGDGSLSGAPPNEAVSWGKIKDDTELNYTQVEAEATLVFPLLVAEAFYN
- a CDS encoding YeeE/YedE family protein produces the protein MSVALTVALVGELFPNGISHYAIGGLLVGLGVVVIYLGTAIPAGASTFLESTLSYVSNLSRFQRYRPSRDWRVVFTLGIVAGAAIYAVTFQSGLVSSGLHQPATTGQFREVGALTIWLTEVQPWRLFLGGILIGIGTRLGKGCTSGHGVCGVGSASSASFVGVATFLLVAIGVAQLVAALGVSP
- a CDS encoding M14 family metallopeptidase codes for the protein MKVAQLGSGTPEVAVLAGVHGDEPCGVRAVERILDERPTVERPVKLVVANEKALERRVRFVDEDLNRAFPGDPDAKTHEGRLAHRLGDELEGCLTFSMHSTQSYAEPFTIVDSVSETATELCQRLPVMAMVETGEFAEGRLITEAETIEVECGQQGSETAAQNADRLMRTFLTATGALPGDTVQRELPVYRLTDVIPKESAETYEVFVENFTEVEAGETFAAADGDEQVAEESFYPVLMSSNGYRDVFGYAAEKLEVLDAQTAAD
- a CDS encoding DUF309 domain-containing protein, translating into MDEHTRDPTVDPPPDRADPPTGWLESDGRWEHATLRRATVHGVRLFNAGEYHESHDCFEDEWYNYGRGQAESAFLHGMVQVAAGAYKRHGFENDDGMRSLFRTALQYLQGVPHDYYGVDVLEVRTKLTNALEEPDRIDGWQIRLDGERPTARTVDREYAETLEE
- a CDS encoding phosphotransferase family protein, whose protein sequence is MDEIPEARELPKSALEAAVQTIDPTWELREAVPAERGFCSVYRLVVADSDSTQELYLKASPDGRPWSIPTEARLQAVLESRTSIPVPEVLAVTDAHETLPSPHYLMRGLPGEDVAYEHVARLEDDALRRLAREMGAYLADLHSVPATEAFGHVRHDGPELAGEQPSSDPTALTVGDPSDDWPAYLREYVTEELERHADSRFSHLTPELRRWLESGIDDLTGPFEPVLGRNDHGLHNLLVDPETGEITAVLDWGYTLSVPAAFDFEFAVYLYSGAFLAGLPDARDRRMLVREAMLEGYRTTAPDRVAEVATPEPLYEAAAMLRIMNDFDHLDLPVGTEEAVKDRIMEDVRDLLE